The DNA region TTCTGGCGCAGTATGAACCACATGCCTGCGCCAAAGATCAGTTCGGCGAGCAGGAAAATCGCCAGGTACCAGAGCGTCAAGCGCAAGCCGATGGAGAGTTTCCTCATCCGATCCGCTCCTCACGAATCATGTAGCCCACGCCGCGCACGGTGAGAATCAGTTTGGGGAGGCCTTCGCGATCCACTTTGTGGCGGAGCAGGCGGACGAAGGCATCGAGCGTGTTCTCCTCGATTTCCCTTTCGAAGCCCCACACCGATTCGATCAGCGTGTTTCTGGGAACGACTTTGCCGGCGCGGAACATCAACCGCTCCAGCAGGCTATATTCTGTGCGGGTCAGGATGATAGGAACTCCAGCGCGGGAAACTTCGCGCGACTCCGGATCGAGAATGAGATCGCCGACCTGCAGCCGGTTCTGCGCGCGAGAGGTAGCACGGCGCTGAATCGCGCGCAGTCGCGCCAGCAATTCGTTGAAGGTGAACGGCTTGGTGAGGTAGTCATCGGCGCCCGTGTCCAGACCGCGGACAACATCTGCAACTGAATCCTTGGCGGTGAGCATCAGCACTGGCGTGGCGACTCGTTCCTGGCGAAGCCTCTTGGCCAGTTCGAAGCCATTCATCTTCGGCAGCATAACGTCCAGCACGACCGCGTCGAATTCATAAGCATGCGCGAGTTCCCAGCCTTCGCTGCCGTCCGAGGCACACACCACGGTGTGGCCCTCTTCGGTCAGGCCCCGGCGCAGCAGTTCCAGCATGCGAGGTTCATCTTCAACCACAAGCAGCTTCACAGGGTCTGGTTGTATCACACTCCGGGCCAGGACACTGCGTGGATTCCCCACCTCCTAATTTATTCACAGCAACCTGAAGATTGAATGAAGGAGGTGGGCTGGGGCTGGAGCGAGGCACTAACAATGCGGGCAGACGCTTGCGGGAAAGAGGAAACTGGCGGAGAATCATTGACCACGATCGTTTCTGCTCGTGCCGGAATTCGCCACTAGCTCTTATGTTCAGTGAACCTTCACTTTGCAAGCTCGGACGGCGGCCGGGCCGCCGCACACGGAAGTCGTAAGCAAAAGGGCCGCGAAAAGTTTGACTCCTCGGGCAGAAGAGTTCACCCTCAACATCGCAGGAGTGCGGTGGTTGTCTTGGTTGGAGGTCCCGGCATGAAGCAGATCATTTCACGGCTGGCGGCGTTTTTGGTGAGTGCGTGCATGGCAGCGTCGATTGCCGCCGGGCAAACATCCTCCGCCGCCGTAGATGCGGAAGGTCATCAGTGGTGGCAGCACGCAGTGTTCTATGAGATCTATCCTCGCAGTTTTGCCGATAGCAATAACGACGGCGTAGGCGATCTGAAGGGGATTACGTTAAAGCTGGATTATTTGAAGGATCTGGGAGTGGATGCGATCTGGATATCGCCCTGCTTCCCTTCGCCGCAAGTGG from Terriglobales bacterium includes:
- a CDS encoding response regulator transcription factor: MGNPRSVLARSVIQPDPVKLLVVEDEPRMLELLRRGLTEEGHTVVCASDGSEGWELAHAYEFDAVVLDVMLPKMNGFELAKRLRQERVATPVLMLTAKDSVADVVRGLDTGADDYLTKPFTFNELLARLRAIQRRATSRAQNRLQVGDLILDPESREVSRAGVPIILTRTEYSLLERLMFRAGKVVPRNTLIESVWGFEREIEENTLDAFVRLLRHKVDREGLPKLILTVRGVGYMIREERIG